In Amphiura filiformis chromosome 1, Afil_fr2py, whole genome shotgun sequence, the following are encoded in one genomic region:
- the LOC140163676 gene encoding somatostatin receptor type 4-like, giving the protein MEVELNETVNETDQLLWSEGIEPGNEGDDTSGGWGIGGIENSTAIRTVYGIIAFIGILGNAVVCFALIRVANLRKRTSSFIIHLAITDLVTSIWVIPFHLFPNNPIIPNGIAGELMCRLYVSKYPFWATVFASVYSLVTINIERYIAIVYPTKFKIWFTPTRGVIMMLFCWVIGLVSNTFFFYLYDHIDGSPICAFIFWPSPGVQRFVGVYIFCLIYIIPTGIMLVAQLKMVNALRHQAKSLSQKNAQNATNETKRETWQLKAAQELEKMLLFVIITYILCWGPNQVVFFMFNMGAPINFQAMYYHISVVLAVMNSAINPFIYVFKNANFRKGVIQSFGITKFGNKVDSVSGLPSGSNTASTAATGTGIKASTVMSTHRSPAPNNNVGPRAVGAATTMNGPPAVDSNA; this is encoded by the exons ATGGAAGTTGAATTGAACGAGACTGTGAATGAAACGGATCAGTTATTATGGTCAGAAGGAATCGAACCCGGAAATGAAGGCGACGATACGAGCGGTGGATGGGGTATCGGTGGAATCGAAAATAGCACAGCTATTCGGACAGTGTACGGAATTATTGCTTTTATTGGTATTCTGGGGAACGCTGTGGTTTGTTTTGCCCTAATTCGAGTAGCTAACTTACGGAAACGCACCAGCTCTTTTATTATTCATTTGGCCATAACCGATCTCGTGACATCCATTTGGGTCATCCCATTTCACCTTTTCCCCAATAACCCTATTATTCCAAACGGAATAGCTGGGGAACTTATGTGTAGATTATATGTATCGAAATATCCATTTTGGGCAACAGTGTTTGCGTCTGTGTACAGTCTCGTCACAATCAACATTGAAAGGTACATTGCCATAGTGTACCCAACGAAATTCAAGATATGGTTTACACCGACACGAGGCGTCATTATGATGCTATTTTGTTGGGTTATTGGATTAGTGTCCAACACCTTCTTCTTCTATCTATATGATCACATCGATGGTAGTCCGATATGTGCTTTCATCTTCTGGCCAAGTCCAGGAGTCCAAAGATTTGTTGGAGTCTATATTTTCTGTTTGATTTACATTATTCCTACTGGTATAATGTTGGTTGCCCAACTGAAGATGGTGAACGCATTAAGACATCAGGCGAAATCCCTGTCGCAGAAGAACGCGCAAAATG CTACAAATGAAACGAAGCGCGAGACTTGGCAACTAAAGGCAGCTCAAGAGTTAGAAAAGATGCTTCTTTTTGTCATCATCACCTACATCTTATGTTGGGGACCAAACCAAGTCGTTTTCTTCATGTTCAATATGGGTGCACCCATCAACTTTCAAGCGATGTACTACCACATATCGGTTGTGTTAGCTGTAATGAACAGTGCCATCAATCCATTTATTTACGTGTTTAAAAATGCCAATTTCAGGAAAG GTGTGATACAATCATTTGGAATCACGAAATTTGGAAACAAAGTCGATTCTGTGTCCGGGTTGCCATCAGGAAGTAACACTGCGTCCACTGCTGCTACTGGTACAGGGATAAAGGCATCAACTGTTATGAGTACCCACAGGTCGCCTGCTCCAAACAACAACGTCGGACCTCGTGCTGTAGGAGCAGCCACTACTATGAATGGGCCTCCTGCTGTAGATTCAAATGCTTAG